One window from the genome of Paramormyrops kingsleyae isolate MSU_618 chromosome 3, PKINGS_0.4, whole genome shotgun sequence encodes:
- the LOC140588168 gene encoding uncharacterized protein, whose protein sequence is MSFRCKCMLADQITPPGKKISLFPFIVLGDFNRVNLHQELPKYRQHIDCPTRDNITLDHCYTILKDAYRSVPRAALGHSGHCMVHLIPIYRQQLKRAKPVVKTVKKWTNAAKQKLQDCFDCTNWTVFEAASDNLDELTDTVTSYISFCEDVCVPTKTFCTYNNNKPWFTPKLQHLHQAKEDAYRSGDRALYRQARNTLTSEIKVAKRSYSEKLKERFSANDPASVWRGLRDITSNRRPLPPAEANKDLADELNNFYCRIHKAEVSRLFQKQKTKKAPGPDGVSPSCLKTCAYQLAPIFTRIFNRFLELCVVPSCFKRSTIITVPKKPTITGLNDYRPVALTSVVMKSFERLVLAHLKDITGHQLYPLQFAYRANRSVDDAVNMGLHYILQHLVRPGTYARIRFVDFSSAKRA, encoded by the exons atgagcttcagatgtaaatgcatgctggctgaccagatcaccccccctggaaagaaaatatccctattcccttttattgtccttggtgattttaacagagtgaatctacaccaggaacttcctaaatacagacagcatatcgactgccccaccagggacaacatcacactggaccactgttacaccattttaaaagatgcctatcgctctgtcccccgggcagctttaggacattctggtcactgtatggtccatcttattccaatttacaggcaacagcttaaacgtgccaagcctgtagtcaaaactgtgaagaagtggaccaatgcagcaaagcagaaactgcaggactgttttgactgcactaattggactgtctttgaagctgcatctgataatctggatgagctgacagacactgtgacatcatacatcagtttttgtgaagatgtgtgtgtcccgaccaagaccttctgcacatacaacaacaataaaccatggttcactcccaaactgcaacatcttcaccaggctaaggaggatgcctacagaagtggtgacagggccctgtacaggcaggccaggaacacgctgaccagtgagatcaaagtggcaaaaagaagctactctgagaagctgaaagaacggttctcagccaatgaccctgcatcagtgtggagaggcctgcgagatatcaccagcaacagacgacccctaccccccgctgaagcaaacaaagacctggcagatgagctgaacaacttctactgcag aatacacaaagcggaagtgagccggctgttccagaaacagaaaaccaagaaggccccgggaccagacggtgtatccccctcctgcctcaaaacctgtgcttatcagctggctcccatcttcacccgcatcttcaatagattcctggagctgtgtgtagttccctcgtgcttcaaacgctccaccattatcacggtccccaaaaaacccaccattacaggactgaatgactacagacctgtcgccttgacgtctgtggtcatgaaatcctttgaacgcctggttttagcccatctaaaggacattacaggacaccagctgtaccccctgcagtttgcctatcgggcaaacaggtcggtggatgatgcagtgaatatggggctgcattatatcctgcaacatctggtccgtccaggaacttatgccaggatccgatttgtggactttagttcggctaaacgagcatag